The following coding sequences lie in one Maribacter forsetii DSM 18668 genomic window:
- a CDS encoding RtcB family protein → MKNTVNITGKELIDLGFRSGKWFPKAIEYINNNQLEEEAMLEFLEQYRLPPMINLHTTAAEFAINIKAENELEETNVTKVVDSMKVLMRTPTAVNGAIMPDACPTGPLGTIPVGGVIVAKNAIHPGMHSADICCSVMLTDFGKIDPKVVLDAAHSITHFGPGGRPRGKQYKLPEELLAEFKANKLLNTPKDISLAIEHLGTQGDGNHFLFVGISEKTGNTMMITHHGSRAPGASLYKKGMHIAERFRKDLCLAALKQNAWIPFETEEGQLYWSALQTIRKWTKLNHECIHDSTLEVLEMEAEDRYWNEHNFVFKDGDLFYHAKGATPLDPKFMPDITGPRLIPLNMAEPVLIVEGKTTNKNLGFAPHGAGRNMSRTQHKRNNADFTKEALFELETKGLDVRFFSKEIDISELPSAYKNAQTVRSQMEEYDLGKVIDKVMPYGCIMAGDFQINAPWRKKRRKKTKI, encoded by the coding sequence ATGAAAAATACAGTAAATATCACAGGAAAAGAATTAATCGATTTAGGTTTTCGCTCAGGAAAATGGTTTCCTAAAGCCATCGAATATATAAACAACAACCAATTGGAGGAAGAAGCTATGCTTGAGTTCTTAGAACAATATCGTTTACCTCCTATGATAAACTTGCACACGACAGCTGCCGAATTCGCTATAAACATTAAAGCGGAAAATGAACTGGAAGAGACCAATGTAACGAAAGTAGTTGATTCAATGAAAGTTTTGATGCGCACGCCTACTGCAGTTAACGGTGCCATTATGCCAGATGCATGCCCTACCGGACCACTAGGAACAATACCTGTTGGTGGTGTAATTGTAGCAAAGAATGCTATCCACCCAGGTATGCATAGTGCAGACATCTGTTGCTCGGTAATGTTAACCGATTTCGGAAAAATAGATCCAAAAGTGGTTTTAGATGCCGCACATTCAATTACGCATTTTGGACCTGGAGGAAGACCTCGCGGTAAACAATACAAATTACCCGAAGAATTATTAGCTGAGTTCAAAGCAAATAAACTTTTGAATACACCTAAAGATATAAGCCTTGCAATAGAACATTTAGGAACCCAAGGTGATGGTAATCACTTTTTGTTTGTTGGTATTTCAGAAAAAACAGGCAATACTATGATGATTACGCATCACGGATCAAGAGCTCCAGGAGCTAGTTTATATAAAAAAGGAATGCACATCGCTGAACGATTTAGAAAAGATCTTTGCCTAGCTGCATTAAAACAAAATGCATGGATCCCTTTTGAAACTGAAGAGGGCCAATTGTACTGGAGTGCATTACAGACGATAAGGAAATGGACCAAGTTAAACCATGAGTGTATTCATGACTCCACTTTAGAAGTTCTAGAGATGGAAGCTGAAGACCGTTACTGGAATGAACATAATTTTGTTTTCAAAGACGGAGATTTGTTCTATCATGCTAAAGGAGCAACTCCGTTGGATCCTAAATTTATGCCTGATATTACGGGACCAAGATTAATACCCTTGAATATGGCTGAACCTGTTTTGATTGTGGAAGGTAAAACAACCAATAAGAACTTAGGTTTTGCTCCGCACGGTGCAGGCAGAAATATGAGTCGAACCCAGCATAAAAGAAACAATGCAGATTTTACGAAAGAAGCCTTGTTTGAGCTGGAGACGAAAGGATTAGATGTTCGTTTCTTTTCTAAAGAAATAGATATCTCTGAATTACCCAGCGCTTATAAAAATGCACAAACGGTTCGTTCTCAAATGGAAGAATATGATTTAGGTAAGGTAATTGATAAAGTAATGCCTTATGGTTGTATTATGGCTGGAGATTTTCAGATTAATGCGCCTTGGAGGAAGAAAAGGAGAAAGAAAACTAAAATTTAA